A genomic segment from Triticum dicoccoides isolate Atlit2015 ecotype Zavitan chromosome 1A, WEW_v2.0, whole genome shotgun sequence encodes:
- the LOC119290421 gene encoding LEAF RUST 10 DISEASE-RESISTANCE LOCUS RECEPTOR-LIKE PROTEIN KINASE-like 1.2: MPLLILLCVLLLAAGLELARGYPTAGAGDARAYNSSMCQGSFACGGLNIHYPFYLSNESMVVDGVSQSYCGYPGMAVRCDDSRANATATLRLAGGTNYTVLGIDYDNHTITLADADVSNGVCPMVRHNVNIPREAWLNFTPTGNSTISFFLDCSFTTNVTVAPLPPPELVPINCTGGFGRGRSFLATQLGAPDGNWARACKEVYVAPVQTGEWLTSPESRGRLGSGGYREVLRRGFRLSWDPSAGPCFKCELSGGRCSYDQPGGFLGCLCSDGRVRSMDCGPKKTSKNAIIAVGCSAAALVLFVLLLVVSFLYVRKRRQYKMTSSSRLLKYSNSGGTPRSRGGSDLDSGGVHNLQTHHFAYEELEEATGGFSDTRQLGDGGFGTVYKGQLRDGRMVAVKRLYNNGSRHVEQFLNEAAILSRLRHPNLVTFYGCTSSRSRELLLVYEYVPNGTVADHLQGHRAAERALPWPLRLNVAVEAAAALAYLHAIDPPVVHRDVKTTNILLDADFHVKVADFGLSRLFPLDGATHVSTAPQGTPGYVDPEYHQCYQLTDRSDVYSFGVVLAELISSKPAVDVTRDRDEINLASMAVGMIQRSELDRLVDAELGYGSDEATTRAITMVAELAFRCLQQNSEMRPPIREVLNGLRGIQQGGAKEKKYDVVVVPCSPNTVHAPWDSMSTTPSISL, from the exons ATGCCGCTCCTCATCCTCCTCTGTGTCCTGCTACTGGCCGCCGGGCTCGAGCTCGCCCGCGGCTACCCGACGGCCGGCGCCGGCGACGCCCGCGCGTACAACTCGAGCATGTGCCAGGGGTCCTTCGCGTGCGGGGGGCTTAACATCCACTACCCGTTTTACCTCTCCAACGAGTCCATGGTCGTCGACGGCGTGTCCCAGTCCTACTGTGGCTACCCCGGCATGGCCGTGCGCTGCGACGACAGCCGCGCCAACGCCACCGCCACGCTCCGGCTCGCCGGGGGCACCAACTACACCGTCCTCGGCATCGACTACGACAACCACACCATCACGCTCGCCGACGCCGACGTCTCCAACGGCGTCTGCCCCATGGTCCGCCACAACgtcaacatccctcgcgaggcgtgGCTCAACTTCACGCCCACcggcaacagcaccatctccttctTCCTCGACTGCAGCTTCACCACAAACGTCACCGTCGCCCCTctaccgccgcctgagctcgtcccGATCAACTGCACCGGCGGCTTCGGGCGCGGGAGGTCGTTCCTCGCCACGCAGCTCGGCGCGCCGGACGGGAACTGGGCACGGGCGTGCAAAGAGGTGTACGTGGCGCCCGTGCAGACCGGCGAGTGGCTGACGAGCCCGGAGTCCCGCGGGCGGCTCGGGAGCGGCGGGTACCGCGAGGTGCTGCGACGCGGGTTCCGGCTCAGCTGGGACCCGAGCGCCGGGCCGTGCTTCAAGTGCGAGCTGTCCGGGGGCCGGTGCAGCTACGACCAGCCCGGCGGGTTCCTCGGCTGCCTCTGCTCCGACGGCCGCGTGCGCAGCATGGACTGCG GACCAAAGAAAACGAGCAAAAATGCAATAATAGCAGTAG GATGCTCCGCAGCAGCTCTGGTTCTATTCGTGCTTCTCCTCGTGGTGTCCTTCCTGTACGTCCGCAAGAGGAGGCAGTACAAGATGACCTCCTCGTCCAGGCTCCTCAAGTACAGCAACTCCGGCGGGACGCCCCGCTCCAGAGGCGGCAGCGACCTGGATTCCGGCGGCGTCCACAACCTGCAGACGCACCACTTCGCCTACGAGGAGCTGGAGGAGGCCACCGGCGGCTTCAGCGACACCCGCCAGCTCGGCGACGGCGGCTTCGGCACCGTGTACAAAGGCCAACTCCGGGACGGCCGCATGGTGGCGGTGAAGCGGCTGTACAACAACGGCTCCCGGCACGTGGAGCAGTTCCTGAACGAGGCGGCCATCCTGTCGCGGCTGCGCCACCCGAACCTCGTCACCTTCTACGGCTGCACGTCCAGCCGCAGCCGGGAGCTGCTGCTGGTGTACGAGTACGTGCCCAACGGCACCGTGGCCGACCACCTGCAGGGCCACCGCGCCGCGGAGCGGGCGCTGCCGTGGCCGCTCCGCCTCAACGTCGCCGTCGAGGCCGCCGCCGCGCTAGCCTACCTCCACGCCATCGACCCGCCCGTGGTGCACCGCGACGTCAAGACCACCAACATCCTCCTCGACGCCGACTTCCACGTCAAGGTCGCCGACTTCGGCCTCTCCCGGCTCTTCCCGCTCGACGGCGCCACGCACGTGTCCACCGCGCCGCAGGGCACCCCGGGCTACGTGGACCCGGAGTACCACCAGTGCTACCAGCTCACCGACCGCAGCGACGTCTACAGCTTCGGCGTGGTGCTCGCCGAGCTCATCTCGTCCAAGCCCGCCGTCGACGTCACCCGGGACCGCGACGAGATCAACCTGGCCTCCATGGCCGTGGGCATGATCCAGCGGTCGGAGCTGGACCGGCTGGTGGACGCCGAGCTTGGGTATGGCTCCGACGAGGCCACGACGAGGGCGATCACGATGGTGGCGGAGTTGGCGTTCCGGTGCCTGCAGCAGAACAGCGAGATGCGGCCGCCCATCAGGGAGGTGCTCAACGGTCTCAGAGGCATACAACAGGGCGGCGCCAAGGAGAAGAAATACGACGTCGTCGTCGTGCCCTGCTCCCCGAACACCGTGCACGCTCCTTGGGACAGCATGAGCACCACCCCGAGCATTAGCCTGTAG